AATTTACAACACCATACCAATGTGTTCTTACTGTTATTGAGTGTGATAAAGATCGGACACTTTACCAAGTATCTCATTTCAACTGAAGAACACGACCCACAGTCACACCCAGAGAGTAGCACACTGATACAATTTACGTTGGTCAAATAAACTCTCATTTAATAAACACCTCAACAATTCCATTGCAACATGCATTCATTCAGATAATAGTATGGCTTTACTTGTAAACAGTGCATATAACATACTGGATTAGAACTCAAATGCAATAACAAAAACCAAGACTAAATAATTGAATGTTATTTGTTCGAAGGAAGCCTACAGCATTTGGCACTTTTTATTTTTGCAGAGAGAATAAACAAGCTCTGACATACACATTCACATAACATAAATCAAGCAATAGTGCATTttaaacacagagacacaacacaccaTTCAAATACATAACTCCTTGTGCTAATGGCAGAGAAAATTACATTTCCTCAAATCTTTATTATGAGATGAGTAACACTGTCTTGTTTAAGTGTCTAGCTACCTCCATGTACATACTGCTGGTTCTCTTTGGTGTTGAAGAAGGCAAAGAATATCTTCCTCCAGCCCGTGGCGTTGGCTAGGGCCTCCATGTCAGAGTTTATCACAGCGACCCCTCAGTCTGTTCCCAGAACTCTGGAGAGTAGCAGAGCTGGGATATCCCATTCCGTAttgaaatacaacacacacacacacacggacagacagacagacaggcagacaaacacTAGCTCACTAACTAAACCCAGATCATATTTTCCTGGCCATGTTAAAGCCTAACTAGAGCCCTGAGGTTTTCCTTGTCTGTTCACATGGTCAGTAAAAACTCAGGGCCCTTCATGAAATAATGTGCATATGAAAGTAACATGTGCTTTTGTAAATTATTTGGGTACACAATATggactggtttcctggacacattAAGACTAGTCCTGGATTTAAAAGCAAGCAATGTcaatgggcagcaggtagcctagtggttagagtgttgaacttgtaaccgaaaggttgcaagatcaaatcctgagctgacaaggtaaaaatctgttgttctgccactgttcctaggccatcattgaaaataagaatttgttcttaactgacttgcctagttaaataaagggtaaaaaTTATCTTTATATTAatctttttagtccaggagtagATTTCATTTTCATCTGAGAAACCGGTCCTTTGGGTTTGTAAAGCCCAGGCTCACCTTGTGGAACCTCTTTGTGGTCTGTGCCAGCAGTGCAATGTCCTTCAGTTCCAAGAAGGCCAGGATTTGGAGCAGTAGGTCATTGGGCAGGCGCTCCAGGTAGTCAAAGTTCCCTTGGCACAGTGCTTGGGTGTACTGTAAAATCTGCTGGCCAAACACCCCACCTACCTGTTCTAGAGAAGGAGTAGTACATACATACTCAGGGCAGTGCACTTTTCAAGACACCAACAGAACCACGTGTATctacacaaaaacaaatacagtagCTGATGTAGGCTTAAAGTATTTCATGGCAGAGACTTGTAATGGAAACCTTACGCTGCATGCGGGCATCATGCAAATGGTCATCGTGGGTCATCTTATTTTCTCCAGGTGCAGCACCCTTGAATTCAATCCGCAAAGAAATCTTCCACGATCTCCATATCACCTAAAGAGAAATTCAAAAATACATAGGCCCGTTATACAACTCAGTTCTCTCCAATCATCAGAGCCTTGTAGTTAATCTATGTTCAAAGCATGTTGAAACAGAAGTTACTTGCAGAAAGAAATGTCAGATACATAAGGTTGATATGTAGCATTTAAAAGTACAATCATGTCAATGGAGAGCAACACTA
This genomic interval from Salvelinus sp. IW2-2015 linkage group LG22, ASM291031v2, whole genome shotgun sequence contains the following:
- the LOC111949756 gene encoding LOW QUALITY PROTEIN: F-box only protein 36-like (The sequence of the model RefSeq protein was modified relative to this genomic sequence to represent the inferred CDS: inserted 4 bases in 2 codons); the encoded protein is MASLLVKKVFEINGQGPPPTKYFFQLTVTKTEVIWRSWKISLRIEFKGAAPGENKMTHDDHLHDARMQQQVGGVFGQQILQYTQALCQGNFDYLERLPNDLLLQILAFLELKDIALLAQTTKRFHKLCYSPEFWEQTXRGRCDKLXDMEALANATGWRKIFFAFFNTKENQQYVHGGS